A genomic segment from Pararge aegeria chromosome 15, ilParAegt1.1, whole genome shotgun sequence encodes:
- the LOC120629995 gene encoding esterase FE4-like produces MLVLPLLLITLRFAQGKVKEGPLVQTNQGPIRGLQAEDGDYSMFMGIPFGKIQEDNPFGTALPYPKFEQVFKAYNDSAICPQREEFNSTITGSLDCLHLHIYAPNKASINKVPVLAWIYGGGFSVGFAGRFVYGPKFLVSHDIILVSINYRLGPYGFMCLDTPEVPGNQGLKDQLLALRWIKDNIAAFGGDVDKITIMGESAGSVSVELHLMSEQEKLFNQIIMQSTSALSPLAEPFSDKKAPLKIAHKLGYKTEDLSDALKFLGKTEAKLVIAASIDLSLVFVTCVEKAFDGVESIIPVHPLLADVPKAKNTKVLAGFNNKEQLVQAALRPADAFKNLNAFRILAMGFNVDEDFQEMEDTVRRFYIGDEEMTESLRWNLMEFESDWLFNFPIQWSVANYLEKGAQEVYQYMFSYSGGRNFFKNRNNVTEEGASHADELGYLFDLSFYSTQSAEDQRMIDQITTLWANFVKYG; encoded by the exons ATGTTGGTGTTACCACTGTTGCTTATTACCCTGAGATTTGCCCAGGGCAAAGTAAAAGAAGGTCCTTTGGTGCAAACCAACCAGGGTCCCATACGAGGTCTGCAGGCAGAGGATGGTGACTATTCCATGTTCATGGGCATACCGTTTGGAAAAATTCAAGAGGATAATCCGTTTGGA ACTGCTCTCCCGTACCCGAAATTCGAACAGGTCTTCAAAGCGTACAACGACTCCGCAATTTGTCCTCAAAGAGAGGAATTTAATAGTACGATTACAGGATCACTCGATTGCCttcatttacatatttatgCGCCTAATAAAGCTTCTATAAACAAAGTTCCTGTTTTAGCCTGGATATACGGTGGTGGTTTTAGTGTTGGATTCGCTGGCAGATTCGTTTACGGGCCTAAGTTTTTAGTCAGTCACGACATTATTTTGGTCTCCATAAATTACAGACTCGGTCCTTATGGTTTCATGTGTCTCGATACGCCCGAAGTTCCAGGAAACCAGGGATTAAAAGATCAATTATTGGCATTACGATGGATCAAGGACAATATAGCTGCATTTGGAGGTGATGTCGACAAAATAACTATTATGGGAGAAAGCGCCGGCAGtgtttcagtagaattacaccttaTGTCAGAACAGGAGAAATTGTTTAATCAAATTATCATGCAAAGCACCTCTGCACTGAGTCCATTAGCTGAACCGTTTTCTGATAAAAAGGCACCTCTGAAAATAGCTCATAAATTGGGCTATAAAACGGAAGATTTATCAGACGCTTTGAAATTTCTAGGCAAAACGGAAGCTAAACTGGTTATTGCAGCCTCTATAGATTTATCGTTGGTATTTGTTACGTGTGTAGAAAAGGCATTTGATGGCGTAGAGAGCATAATACCTGTACATCCGTTACTCGCCGATGTACCAAAAGCTAAAAACACGAAAGTTTTAGCAGGTTTTAATAACAAGGAGCAGTTGGTTCAAGCCGCGTTAAGACCAGCGGATgcctttaaaaatttaaatgccttTAGAATTTTAGCAATGGGTTTTAATGTGGACGAAGATTTTCAGGAAATGGAAGATACTGTTCGCCGCTTTTACATAG GTGATGAAGAAATGACAGAATCATTACGATGGAATCTAATGGAATTTGAATCAGATTGGCTCTTCAATTTTCCTATCCAATGGTCTGTAGCGAACTATCTCGAGAAGGGAGCTCAAGAGGTATACCAATACATGTTCTCCTACAGCGGGGGAAGGAATTtctttaaaaacagaaacaacgTCACTGAAGAGGGCGCATCGCACGCTGATGAACTTGGTTATCTATTCGATTTGTCGTTTTATTCGACGCAATCTGCTGAAGACCAGAGAATGATTGATCAGATCACCACACTATGGGCAAACTTCGTTAAATACGGGTAA